One window of Candidatus Baltobacteraceae bacterium genomic DNA carries:
- a CDS encoding nuclear transport factor 2 family protein: MTFRELIEELVGAWQANDALRACAFFAQEGLYHESGREPLLGRDAILAHFARFFRDGPAWRFEIDDVIVEGDRAAVSYTFATNNDGTWRTRAGCALVRREGDSIVQWREYHG, from the coding sequence GTGACATTCCGCGAGCTGATCGAGGAACTCGTCGGCGCCTGGCAAGCAAACGATGCATTGCGAGCTTGCGCGTTCTTCGCTCAAGAGGGCCTTTACCATGAATCAGGCCGCGAGCCGCTGCTCGGCCGCGATGCGATCTTGGCACACTTCGCGCGCTTTTTTCGCGACGGTCCCGCATGGCGATTCGAAATCGACGACGTGATCGTTGAAGGCGATCGCGCTGCGGTTTCGTATACGTTTGCAACCAACAACGACGGCACGTGGCGCACGCGCGCCGGGTGCGCGCTCGTTCGGCGTGAAGGCGACTCGATCGTGCAATGGCGCGAGTATCACGGGTAG
- a CDS encoding malate dehydrogenase, with translation MKKRLKVAVTGAAGQIGYQLIFRIANGEMFGPQIELDLHLLEIEQALGTLRGTLMELEDCAFPLLRNVQYGSNSDAMMRDVDWAILVGAVPRKGDMQRSELLRVNGKIFTEQGRAIENNAADDVRVFVVGNPCNTNCLIAMNNAPSVPRDRFFAMTTLDELRARAQLAKKASVDVSEISQMIIWGNHSATQFPDFAHAKIGGRPVPEVIDDEEWLEHKFISTVQNRGTQVIQARLASSAASAAHATVTGVYRLTHDTPAGEVYSVARYSNGEYGIDPGLIFSYPSRTEKGVSRIVEGFDFDAFGRRMLEKTQEELRKERDACIELGLIPTGEQAAQAVS, from the coding sequence GTGAAAAAACGTCTCAAGGTGGCGGTTACCGGCGCCGCGGGTCAGATCGGCTACCAGCTGATCTTCCGCATCGCCAACGGTGAAATGTTCGGTCCCCAGATCGAGCTCGACCTGCACCTGCTCGAGATCGAGCAGGCCCTGGGCACGCTTCGGGGCACGCTGATGGAGCTCGAGGACTGCGCCTTCCCGCTGCTGCGAAACGTCCAGTACGGCTCAAACTCCGACGCGATGATGCGCGACGTCGATTGGGCGATTCTCGTCGGCGCCGTCCCGCGTAAAGGTGACATGCAGCGTTCCGAGCTGCTGCGCGTCAACGGCAAGATCTTCACCGAGCAGGGGCGCGCGATCGAGAACAACGCTGCCGACGACGTGCGCGTGTTCGTCGTAGGTAACCCATGCAACACGAACTGCCTGATCGCGATGAACAACGCGCCCAGCGTACCGAGGGACCGCTTCTTCGCGATGACGACGCTCGATGAATTGCGGGCTCGCGCCCAGCTCGCGAAAAAAGCCAGCGTCGACGTCTCGGAGATCTCGCAGATGATCATCTGGGGAAATCACTCGGCAACGCAGTTCCCGGATTTCGCGCACGCGAAAATCGGCGGGCGCCCCGTTCCGGAGGTCATCGACGACGAGGAATGGCTCGAGCACAAGTTCATCTCGACCGTGCAGAACCGTGGAACGCAAGTCATTCAGGCTCGCTTGGCATCCTCGGCAGCCTCGGCTGCGCACGCAACCGTGACCGGCGTCTACCGCCTCACGCACGACACGCCCGCCGGTGAAGTCTACTCGGTCGCGCGCTACTCGAACGGAGAGTACGGAATCGATCCGGGCTTGATCTTTTCATATCCCTCGCGCACCGAAAAAGGCGTCTCGCGGATCGTCGAAGGATTCGATTTCGACGCGTTTGGGCGCCGGATGCTCGAGAAGACGCAAGAGGAATTGCGCAAAGAGCGCGACGCGTGTATCGAGTTAGGGCTCATTCCCACCGGCGAGCAGGCGGCGCAAGCCGTCTCCTAG
- a CDS encoding C1 family peptidase, which translates to MAGVKFHPGSRRDEPDARDRRFRPSIARLPRAVDLSAWCGEVYQQRHIQSCSANALASTFTLIANRDRRPIPGPSRLFMYFNARKAKRQQQTDCGTTLRTAIKAAARFGACPERMWRYLDANVLATPPHPCYAHAHVRPASYRRIARNLDDLYAALAQRNPFVFGVEAYVETFSEAAHTGVLRLPRPSDRPITGHALICVGYDRAKKRFLARNSLGKRFADDGFFWIPEAYFIDRSLTFDFWIVSAIATED; encoded by the coding sequence ATGGCAGGAGTGAAATTTCATCCCGGCAGCCGGCGCGACGAACCCGACGCACGCGACCGCCGGTTCCGGCCAAGCATCGCGCGCCTTCCGCGTGCGGTCGATCTCTCGGCCTGGTGCGGTGAGGTCTATCAGCAGCGCCACATCCAAAGCTGCAGCGCCAACGCGCTCGCCTCGACCTTCACGTTGATCGCGAACCGCGACCGCCGGCCGATTCCGGGCCCCTCTCGCCTCTTCATGTATTTCAACGCGCGCAAAGCCAAGCGCCAGCAGCAAACCGATTGCGGTACGACCCTGCGCACCGCGATCAAGGCAGCCGCGCGCTTCGGCGCGTGCCCCGAACGGATGTGGCGCTACCTCGATGCGAACGTGCTCGCGACGCCGCCGCACCCGTGCTACGCGCACGCGCACGTGCGCCCCGCGTCCTACCGCCGCATCGCGCGCAATCTCGACGATCTCTACGCAGCCCTCGCGCAGCGAAACCCGTTCGTCTTCGGCGTCGAAGCGTACGTGGAGACCTTCAGCGAAGCCGCGCACACGGGCGTGCTGCGCCTGCCGCGCCCGAGCGATCGCCCGATAACCGGACACGCCCTGATCTGCGTCGGCTACGATCGCGCGAAGAAACGATTCCTGGCGCGCAATTCACTTGGGAAGCGCTTCGCCGACGACGGCTTCTTCTGGATACCGGAAGCCTATTTCATCGACCGGTCGCTCACGTTCGATTTCTGGATCGTGAGCGCCATCGCCACCGAAGACTAA
- a CDS encoding (Fe-S)-binding protein gives MMTGYEACVRCGLCLPACPTYLETMTETSGPRGRISLIKAADEGELDLLSPGFVEQMSQCLDCRACEAVCPSGVPYGSMLEEMRARIRHASAATQPVRVRWSRAILLDWLFARPARLRMAASMLRFAQHSGLSALAGFFGLRELARLAPPIPGRFFVPDDQQYTVSNAAGTAMLHAGCVMHVAFPRVHEATIRMLNRARLSVVVPRVQGCCGAIAVHAGDDALARELARVNVAAFERSGADVYVVNAAGCGSTLKEYERLLHDDPAWRERAAAFAARVRDVTEVLDAMELQPPRGRIDARVTYQEPCHLVHAQRVSAAPRRLLAKIPGLRLIEMAESALCCGSAGIYNLTEPEMASRLQARKTANIKATGADIVATANPGCALQVAAGLREAGLRAEVKHIVELLDEAYSTP, from the coding sequence ATGATGACGGGCTACGAGGCGTGCGTCCGGTGCGGGCTTTGTTTACCGGCGTGCCCGACGTATCTGGAGACGATGACCGAGACGTCAGGCCCTCGCGGCCGCATTAGCCTGATCAAGGCCGCCGACGAGGGCGAACTCGATCTGCTCAGCCCGGGTTTCGTCGAGCAGATGTCGCAGTGTCTGGACTGCCGCGCTTGCGAAGCCGTCTGTCCCTCGGGCGTTCCCTATGGCTCGATGCTCGAAGAGATGCGTGCGCGCATCCGACACGCAAGCGCCGCGACCCAGCCGGTGCGCGTTCGCTGGAGCCGGGCGATTCTGCTCGATTGGCTCTTCGCCAGACCCGCGCGCTTGCGCATGGCGGCGTCGATGCTGCGGTTCGCCCAGCATAGTGGTCTTTCCGCGCTGGCCGGATTTTTCGGATTACGCGAACTGGCACGGCTGGCGCCGCCTATTCCCGGCCGGTTTTTCGTGCCGGACGATCAACAGTACACCGTCTCGAACGCCGCCGGCACGGCGATGCTGCACGCGGGATGCGTCATGCACGTCGCCTTCCCGCGCGTGCACGAGGCTACGATTCGCATGCTAAACCGCGCGCGCTTATCGGTCGTGGTTCCGCGCGTCCAGGGCTGTTGCGGCGCGATCGCGGTGCACGCAGGTGACGACGCCTTAGCGCGCGAGCTGGCTCGCGTCAACGTCGCCGCGTTCGAACGCAGCGGCGCGGACGTGTACGTCGTCAACGCTGCCGGTTGCGGCAGTACGCTCAAGGAATACGAACGGCTCCTGCACGACGACCCGGCCTGGCGCGAGCGCGCGGCAGCGTTCGCGGCGCGCGTGCGCGACGTCACCGAAGTCCTCGACGCGATGGAACTGCAGCCACCGCGCGGACGGATCGACGCACGCGTGACCTATCAAGAGCCCTGTCACCTGGTGCACGCGCAACGGGTCAGTGCGGCGCCGCGTAGACTGCTCGCGAAAATTCCCGGACTGCGCCTGATCGAGATGGCCGAGAGCGCGCTATGCTGCGGCAGCGCCGGGATTTACAACCTGACCGAACCCGAGATGGCATCGCGCTTGCAAGCGCGCAAGACAGCCAACATCAAAGCCACCGGTGCCGACATCGTCGCGACCGCGAACCCCGGGTGTGCACTGCAGGTCGCAGCCGGTTTGCGCGAGGCAGGCCTTCGGGCCGAGGTAAAGCACATCGTCGAGCTTCTCGACGAGGCGTACTCTACACCGTAG
- a CDS encoding Ldh family oxidoreductase encodes MRNAVTSKYFLTTEEKLKHFIVDVLERSGVARAHAEVTADVLVEADLRGIESHGVARLESYYVARIRSGHLNPQPNYRVVRESKTSIVFDADNGLGHPVSKMAMESVIAKAQEFGSAFGGVRNSNHYGIAGYYAMMALEHDMIGMSATNSVKYAAATFGREVTLGTNPFAFAVPAGNEPSFVLDFATTTVPKGKIEVYKRKDKELEPGWAIDEQGNMTADPDEALRGALLPLGGFGMEGGGHKGYGLGLLADILCGVLSGGCFGPTLPFADETKKGAISHWFGAFRVDGFRDVAEFKEDMDVELRYFKDSAVARGAQRIMVAGEPEILKAAYHRQYGVPVHAKVWDGLKRIADELDLDFNLER; translated from the coding sequence TTGCGTAACGCCGTCACCTCGAAATACTTTCTCACGACCGAAGAGAAACTGAAGCATTTTATCGTCGACGTGCTCGAGCGGTCCGGCGTGGCGCGTGCTCACGCGGAAGTGACCGCCGACGTTCTGGTGGAGGCGGACCTGCGCGGCATCGAATCGCACGGCGTCGCGCGTTTGGAGTCGTATTACGTCGCGCGTATCCGCAGCGGCCATCTGAACCCGCAGCCGAACTATCGCGTCGTTCGCGAAAGCAAGACGTCGATCGTCTTCGACGCCGATAACGGCCTGGGCCATCCGGTCTCGAAGATGGCAATGGAATCGGTCATTGCCAAGGCGCAGGAATTCGGTTCAGCTTTTGGTGGGGTGCGCAACTCGAACCACTACGGCATTGCCGGATATTATGCGATGATGGCGCTCGAGCACGACATGATCGGCATGTCGGCGACGAACTCCGTCAAATACGCGGCCGCGACGTTCGGGCGTGAGGTCACGCTCGGAACCAACCCGTTTGCGTTTGCGGTGCCCGCCGGCAACGAGCCCTCGTTCGTGCTCGACTTCGCGACGACGACGGTTCCGAAGGGCAAGATCGAGGTGTACAAGCGCAAGGACAAAGAGCTGGAACCGGGATGGGCGATCGACGAGCAGGGCAATATGACTGCCGATCCCGACGAAGCGCTGCGCGGCGCGCTCTTGCCGTTGGGCGGTTTCGGCATGGAAGGCGGCGGCCACAAGGGGTACGGCTTGGGCTTGCTGGCCGACATTTTGTGCGGCGTTCTTTCCGGCGGCTGCTTCGGTCCGACGCTGCCTTTTGCCGACGAAACGAAGAAGGGCGCGATCTCGCATTGGTTCGGCGCGTTCCGCGTCGACGGATTCCGCGACGTGGCCGAGTTCAAAGAAGACATGGACGTCGAGCTGCGCTACTTCAAGGACAGCGCGGTCGCGCGCGGCGCGCAACGCATCATGGTCGCGGGAGAACCCGAGATCCTCAAAGCGGCATACCACCGGCAGTACGGCGTTCCGGTGCACGCGAAAGTCTGGGACGGGCTCAAACGCATCGCGGACGAGCTCGATCTCGACTTCAACCTCGAGAGATAA
- a CDS encoding STAS domain-containing protein, whose translation MMGEQLSIDITTENHGETVIYRLRGCLDLATSPSVRAALVEAAGGDKHDIIVDLTKLEYLDSTGLGALIGGHRRAIEKGGAIRLAVGNGAIARLLTITGLIRVFPVYATLEDAVADRSRLTATV comes from the coding sequence ATGATGGGCGAGCAACTCAGTATCGATATCACCACCGAGAATCACGGCGAAACCGTGATCTATCGGTTGCGTGGTTGCTTGGATTTGGCAACTTCGCCGAGCGTACGGGCCGCACTGGTCGAAGCGGCGGGTGGTGACAAGCACGATATCATCGTCGATTTGACCAAGCTCGAATATCTCGACTCGACGGGCCTTGGTGCGTTGATCGGCGGCCATCGCCGGGCGATTGAAAAAGGCGGGGCGATTCGATTGGCGGTGGGAAACGGTGCGATCGCGCGCTTGCTCACGATCACCGGTCTGATCCGCGTTTTTCCGGTCTATGCGACGCTCGAAGACGCGGTCGCGGATCGCTCGCGGCTAACGGCTACGGTGTAG
- a CDS encoding NAD-dependent malic enzyme, which translates to MRRSKFYCVADDGSFRVCARGFDVLRTPRINKGTAFTEREREELGLVGLLPPAVLTLDQQAERAYELFVKQADDLARNTFLTAMRDRNETLFFHLLASHLAEMLPVIYTPTVGLAIQQYSHQFRRPRGVFLSIDRPGEIESALRNNEAGDEPDDVDLIVATDAEAILGIGDWGVGGIDICIGKLAVYTAAAGIDPSRTIPVMLDVGTDRQSLLDDPLYLGYRNRRVRGERYRAFIDAYVTTALRVYPNALLHWEDLGASNARYVLNAYRSSVCTFNDDIQGTASIVLAAVAAALKVVRGRLRDQRFLIFGAGTAGCGIADLIVEAMTGEGLSREEATRRFWCVDRDGLLLENMSALRDFQRPYARPADEVAGWERDPERGITLAEVVRRVEPTVLAGASGVTGAFDEAVVRQLARGTPRPIILPLSNPTALAEAQPADLIAWSDGKALVATGSPFAPVVYGGSTYEIAQANNAMIFPGLGLGTIVTRAQLISDGMFVAAAAAIADMVDVSQLGAPILPPMERLREVSARVAAAVAAAALREGLARVVPEDVESAIHTAMWQPRYAGIEAV; encoded by the coding sequence ATGAGGCGGTCGAAATTCTACTGCGTCGCCGACGACGGATCGTTCCGGGTCTGCGCTCGCGGCTTCGACGTCTTGCGCACCCCGCGAATCAACAAGGGCACGGCCTTTACCGAGCGGGAACGCGAGGAGCTTGGTCTGGTTGGACTGCTGCCGCCGGCCGTGCTTACGCTCGACCAGCAGGCCGAGCGCGCCTACGAGCTGTTCGTGAAACAGGCGGATGACCTGGCGAGGAACACCTTTTTGACCGCGATGCGCGATCGCAACGAGACGCTCTTCTTCCATCTCTTGGCCTCGCACCTCGCCGAGATGCTGCCCGTCATCTACACACCGACCGTCGGCCTTGCGATTCAGCAATACAGCCACCAATTCCGTAGACCGCGCGGCGTCTTTCTCTCGATCGACCGGCCCGGCGAAATCGAAAGCGCACTGCGCAACAACGAAGCCGGCGACGAACCGGACGATGTCGATCTCATCGTTGCGACCGACGCGGAAGCGATTCTCGGCATCGGCGACTGGGGCGTCGGCGGCATCGATATCTGCATCGGCAAACTCGCGGTGTATACCGCTGCCGCCGGCATCGATCCGTCGCGCACGATTCCGGTCATGCTCGACGTCGGAACCGACCGGCAGTCGCTGCTCGACGATCCGCTCTATCTCGGCTATCGCAATCGCCGCGTTCGCGGCGAGCGCTACCGCGCGTTCATCGACGCTTACGTCACGACCGCCTTGCGCGTGTATCCCAACGCCCTGCTGCATTGGGAAGACCTCGGGGCAAGCAATGCTCGCTACGTACTCAATGCCTACCGTTCATCGGTCTGCACGTTCAACGACGATATCCAGGGCACGGCATCGATCGTGCTCGCCGCGGTCGCAGCCGCTCTCAAGGTTGTGCGCGGACGGCTACGCGACCAACGCTTCCTCATTTTCGGAGCCGGCACGGCAGGTTGCGGAATCGCCGATCTCATCGTGGAGGCGATGACCGGCGAAGGACTCTCACGCGAGGAAGCCACGCGCCGCTTCTGGTGCGTCGACCGCGACGGCTTGCTGCTCGAGAACATGTCCGCCCTGCGCGACTTCCAGCGACCGTATGCGCGGCCGGCTGACGAAGTCGCAGGCTGGGAACGTGACCCCGAACGCGGCATTACGTTGGCCGAGGTCGTGCGCCGCGTCGAGCCGACGGTTCTGGCCGGCGCGTCCGGCGTCACCGGCGCCTTCGATGAAGCGGTCGTCCGTCAGCTCGCGCGCGGGACGCCTCGTCCCATCATTCTGCCGCTTTCCAATCCGACCGCACTAGCCGAGGCGCAGCCGGCCGACCTGATCGCGTGGAGCGACGGAAAAGCGCTGGTCGCGACCGGAAGTCCGTTCGCGCCCGTGGTCTACGGCGGTTCGACCTACGAAATCGCCCAAGCGAACAACGCCATGATCTTCCCGGGCCTGGGCTTAGGAACGATCGTAACGCGAGCTCAGCTGATCAGCGACGGCATGTTCGTCGCGGCCGCCGCTGCGATCGCCGACATGGTCGACGTCTCGCAGTTGGGAGCCCCGATTCTTCCGCCGATGGAGCGCCTGCGCGAGGTTTCGGCGCGCGTTGCAGCCGCCGTTGCTGCTGCGGCGTTGCGCGAGGGACTCGCGCGCGTCGTTCCGGAGGACGTCGAAAGCGCCATTCATACCGCGATGTGGCAGCCGCGCTACGCCGGCATCGAAGCCGTATGA